One region of Pan paniscus chromosome 5, NHGRI_mPanPan1-v2.0_pri, whole genome shotgun sequence genomic DNA includes:
- the LOC129398034 gene encoding 28 kDa heat- and acid-stable phosphoprotein-like, with the protein MIPKGGRKGGHKGWARQYTSPEEIDTQLQSEKQKAREEEEQKEGGDGAAGDPKKEKKSLDSDESEDEDDYQQRRKGVEGLIDIENPNRVAQTTKKVTQLDLDGPKELLRREREEIEKQKAKERYMKMHLAGKR; encoded by the coding sequence ATGATACctaaaggagggagaaagggaggccaCAAAGGCTGGGCGAGGCAATATACAAGCCCTGAGGAGATAGACACGCAGCTGCAGTCTGAGAAGCAGAAGGCCAGGGAAGAAGAGGAGCAAAAAGAAGGTGGAGACGGGGCTGCAGGTGACcccaaaaaggagaagaaatctcTAGACTCAGATGAGAGTGAGGATGAAGATGACTACCAGCAAAGGCGCAAAGGTGTTGAAGGGCTCATTGACATTGAGAATCCCAACCGGGTGGCACAGACAACCAAAAAGGTCACACAACTGGATCTGGACGGGCCAAAGGAGCTTTTGAGGAGAGAACGAGAGGAGATTGAGaagcagaaggcaaaagagcGTTACATGAAAATGCACTTGGCTGGGAAGAGATAG